A stretch of DNA from Vicinamibacterales bacterium:
GAAGTACTACTTCCGTCCGGGCAACACCGGCTATCCGGTGTTCCAGACCGCGGCCGGGAAGATCGGCGTCTACATCTGCTACGACCGCCATTTCCCGGAAGGAGCGCGCATCCTCGGTTTGAACGGCGCGGAGATCGTGTTCAACCCGTCGGCGACCGTCGCCGGACTGTCGGAGTATCTCTGGAAGCTGGAACAGCCGGCGCACGCGGTGGCGAACGGCTACTTCGTGGGCGCGATCAATCGGGTGGGGACGGAAGCGCCGTGGAACATCGGCGAGTTCTACGGCCAGAGCTACTTCTGCGATCCGCGCGGCCGGTTCATCGCCGAAGCCAGCCGCGATCGCGACGAGCTGGTCGTCGCCGATCTCGACCTCGACGTGATCAGGGAAGTCCGCGACACCTGGCAGTTCTACCGGGATCGGCGGCCGGAGACCTACAGCGCGATCACCGCGCTGTAAGCGGTGGCTCGCCGAGACGAGCCGACGGCAGACGCTCCGGCACCAAGACCACGAAGACCACGAAGAACACCTGATTGTTCGTGGTGATCACCGCGTTGTAAGCAGTGCCTCGCTGAGACGGGCCGACGCACTCAGGGCGTGGTCACCAGCGGCGCGATCTCCACCGGATCGACGAACGGCATCATCCGCCGCAGGTTCGCGCCGACGCGCTCGATCTGGTGCGTCTGCTCGCTGGCGCGCTGCGCGTCGAACGTCGGGCGTCCCGCCTGGTTCTCGGCGATCCACGCCTTGGCGTACGTGCCGTTCTGAATCTCGGTCAGCAGCGCCTTCATCGCCCGCCGCGTCTCGTCGGTGACGATGCGCGGCCCGGCGGTGTAGTCGCCGTGCTCCGCCGTGTCGCTGATCGAGTAGCGCATGTAGCTGAGGCCGCCGCGATACATCAGATCGACGATCAGCTTCAGCTCGTGCAGGCACTCGAAGTACGCGACCTCGGGCTGATACCCGGCCTCGACCAGCGTCTCGAATCCCGCCTTCACCAGCGCGCTGACGCCGCCGCACAGCACCGCCTGCTCGCCGAACAGGTCCGTCTCGGTCTCTTCCGCGAACGTCGTCTCGACGACGCCGGCGCGGGTGACGCCGAGCGCCTTGCCGTACGACAGGGCCAGCGCGCGCGCCTGCCCGGTGGCGTCCTGATGCACGGCGACCAGCGCCGGCGTGCCGCCGCCCTCCTTGTACAGCTCGCGGACGCGATGCCCGGGCGACTTCGGCGCGATCATGGCGACGTCGACGCCCGCCGGCGGCGCGATCGCGCCGAAGCGGATGTTGAAGCCGTGCGCGAACATCAGCATCTTGCCGGGCGTGAGGTGCGGCTCGATGGCGCTGCGGTAGAGCGCGGCCTGCGAATGATCCGGCGTCAGGATCATGATGACGTCCGCCCAGCGCGCCGCCTCCGCGGGCTCCAGCACCGTCAGCCCGTCCTTCTCCGCCTTGGCCCGCGACGCGCTCGCCGCCGGCAGCCCGACGCGGACCTCGACGCCGCTGTCGCGCAGGTTCAGCGCATGCGCGTGCCCCTGCGATCCGTAGCCGATAATCGCCACGCGCTTGTTCGCGATCAGCGCGATCTCCGCATCCTTGTCGTAGAACATCTTCGCCATCAACGTCCCCTTGTCAGACTGAGCAGGAAATGCCGCTGTCGAGCGGAATGTCGTCCTCGATCGTGGTCCGCGCCGCGTACGCCGCGGCTGCGGCCGCCCCCGCCGTCGCGGCGCCGCGCGACATCGCCACGCGGCCGGTCCGCGCCATCTCGAGCACGCCGTACGGCTTGAGCATCTCGACCAGGCTGTCGATCTTCGCCTCGGGACCCGTGGTCTCGATGACCAGCGAGTCGGGCGAGACATCGACCACCCGCGCGCGGAACACCTGGACCAGCTGCATGATCGGCCCGCGCGACGCCTCGGTGGCGGCGACCTTGATCATCGCGAGATCGCGGTAGACCGCCGGCACCGGCGTCACGTTCTCGACGGTGATGACGTTCACCAGCTTGTAGAGATGCGCTTCGATGCGCGCCACCATGATGTCGTCGACGTCCATGACGATGGTCATGCGCGACACGCCGGGCCGCTCGGTCCGCCCGACGGTCAGCGACTCGATGTTGAAGCCGCGGCGGCGGATCAACGAGGTCACCCGCGTCAGCACGCCCGGCTGATCTTCCACGTGGACGATGAAAGTAGTTTGCATAGCGTGTCTCGCCAGTAGCGGTCGCGAAGGCCCGGTCTAGGCGTCAGCCGCGGTTTCGACGATCGGACTGGGACGCCGGATCATCTGATCGAGCGCCGCGCCCGCCGGCACCATCGGATACACCGTGTCTTCCTGTTCGACCGCGAAGTCGATCAGCACCGTCTGCGCCGACGAGCGCGCCGCCTGCACCGCGGGAACGACCTCCGCGCGCTGCCGCACGCGCTGGCCGCGGATGCCGTAGGCCTCGGCGATCTTGACGAAGTCCGGGCTGAGCAGCGGCGTCGCCGCATAGCGGCGCTCGTAGAAGAACTCCTGCCACTGCCGCACCATGCCGAGGTAGCCGTTGTTGATGACGGCGATGTTGATGTCCAGATCTTCCTGAACGATCGTCGCCAGCTCCGCCATCGTCATCTGGAAGCCGCCGTCGCCGACCACCACCCAGACCTCCGCCTTGGGGCGGGCGATCTTGGCGCCGATCGCCGCCGGCAGCGCAAACCCCATCGTCCCCAGGCCGCCCGAGGTAATCAGCGACCGCGGCACGTCATGGTGGTAGTACTGCGCTTCCCACATCTGGTGCTGGCCGACGTCGGTGACGACCAGCGCCTTCCCGTTGGTCGCCCGCCAGAGATCGTGGATGACGTGGGCGGCATAGAGATGCCCGCTGTCGGGCA
This window harbors:
- the ilvN gene encoding acetolactate synthase small subunit, with protein sequence MQTTFIVHVEDQPGVLTRVTSLIRRRGFNIESLTVGRTERPGVSRMTIVMDVDDIMVARIEAHLYKLVNVITVENVTPVPAVYRDLAMIKVAATEASRGPIMQLVQVFRARVVDVSPDSLVIETTGPEAKIDSLVEMLKPYGVLEMARTGRVAMSRGAATAGAAAAAAYAARTTIEDDIPLDSGISCSV
- the ilvC gene encoding ketol-acid reductoisomerase; this encodes MAKMFYDKDAEIALIANKRVAIIGYGSQGHAHALNLRDSGVEVRVGLPAASASRAKAEKDGLTVLEPAEAARWADVIMILTPDHSQAALYRSAIEPHLTPGKMLMFAHGFNIRFGAIAPPAGVDVAMIAPKSPGHRVRELYKEGGGTPALVAVHQDATGQARALALSYGKALGVTRAGVVETTFAEETETDLFGEQAVLCGGVSALVKAGFETLVEAGYQPEVAYFECLHELKLIVDLMYRGGLSYMRYSISDTAEHGDYTAGPRIVTDETRRAMKALLTEIQNGTYAKAWIAENQAGRPTFDAQRASEQTHQIERVGANLRRMMPFVDPVEIAPLVTTP
- a CDS encoding nitrilase-related carbon-nitrogen hydrolase — translated: MPRIIKGGLIQVRADVSLEGSTDDVKRRMIEKHLPLVEQAGARGVQVLCLQELFYGPYFCAEQKTRWYELTEPIPDGPTTKQFQDIAKRLGMVIVLPIYEVENTGVYYNTAAVIDADGRYLGKYRKHHIPQVAPGFWEKYYFRPGNTGYPVFQTAAGKIGVYICYDRHFPEGARILGLNGAEIVFNPSATVAGLSEYLWKLEQPAHAVANGYFVGAINRVGTEAPWNIGEFYGQSYFCDPRGRFIAEASRDRDELVVADLDLDVIREVRDTWQFYRDRRPETYSAITAL